The following proteins are encoded in a genomic region of Enterocloster clostridioformis:
- a CDS encoding helix-turn-helix domain-containing protein codes for MVQDRIDLKNLFVEIRRKGSTSQVSRELDVSMGNISDWKNGRSVPNAVSLVKLADYFGCSVDYLLGRTENRDMI; via the coding sequence GTGGTACAGGACAGGATTGACTTGAAGAATCTGTTTGTGGAAATCAGGCGGAAGGGCAGCACCAGCCAGGTATCCAGGGAGCTGGATGTATCCATGGGAAACATCAGCGACTGGAAAAACGGAAGGAGCGTGCCAAACGCGGTCTCACTGGTAAAGCTGGCGGACTATTTCGGCTGTTCCGTGGACTATCTGCTGGGCCGGACCGAGAACCGGGATATGATATAA
- a CDS encoding macro domain-containing protein: protein MIQYYNGSIFDSKADILCHQVNCQGAFGYGIAGQVKKLFPEVEKTYKRITKQWIEKENGDTSKLLGRVSAQPVEKDGRWFLIGNLYGQDDYGRKKQVYTDYDALERAMGEIRSFLEARDKNETVAFPYKIGCGSAGGDWSIVEDIIKRTFEGYSGEVQIWRYEE from the coding sequence ATGATTCAGTATTACAATGGCAGCATATTTGATTCAAAGGCAGATATTCTGTGCCACCAGGTGAACTGCCAGGGCGCGTTCGGCTATGGAATCGCAGGACAGGTAAAGAAGCTGTTTCCCGAGGTGGAGAAGACCTATAAAAGAATTACCAAGCAGTGGATTGAAAAGGAAAACGGGGATACATCCAAGCTGCTGGGGCGGGTGTCTGCCCAGCCTGTGGAAAAGGACGGACGTTGGTTTCTGATTGGCAATCTGTACGGACAGGATGATTACGGCAGAAAAAAGCAGGTCTATACCGATTATGACGCATTGGAAAGAGCCATGGGAGAGATCCGGAGCTTTTTGGAAGCCAGAGACAAAAACGAGACGGTGGCGTTTCCATATAAGATAGGATGCGGCAGTGCGGGCGGCGACTGGAGTATTGTGGAGGATATTATTAAGCGTACGTTTGAGGGATATTCTGGTGAGGTACAAATCTGGAGATACGAAGAATAA